In the genome of Rhodoplanes sp. Z2-YC6860, one region contains:
- a CDS encoding ABC transporter permease, with product MTDAPTIAPRRRSAKKTKWGRRLVILIPALWLLLFFVVPCLIVLKISLSQTVLAQPPYTPLLDLSQGWQGVRDFISALSVESYRLLGSDTLYITSYLRSLIIAAVSTAILLLIGYPIAYGIARAPRRVQPVLVMAVFLPFLTAFLIRIYAWINILQREGLLNDTLLTLGIIKAPLVWLATDTAIIIGIVYSYLPFMVLPLYASLEKLDDTLLEAAADLGCPHWKTFWLVTVPLSASGAAAGALLCFIPIAGEFVIPDLLGGSNAMMIGQTLWTEFFQNKDWPVASAIAIALLVILLFPILIYERLQLRDLENDSGGR from the coding sequence ATGACGGACGCTCCCACCATCGCACCACGCCGCCGTTCGGCCAAAAAGACGAAGTGGGGCCGGCGACTGGTCATTCTCATCCCGGCGTTGTGGCTGTTGCTGTTCTTCGTCGTGCCGTGCCTGATCGTGCTCAAGATCAGTCTGTCACAGACCGTGCTCGCGCAGCCGCCTTACACGCCGCTGCTGGACCTTTCGCAAGGCTGGCAGGGCGTTCGGGATTTCATCTCGGCGCTGTCGGTCGAGAGCTACAGGCTCCTGGGCTCCGATACGCTCTACATCACGTCATATCTTCGCAGCCTGATCATCGCGGCGGTGTCGACCGCGATCCTGCTCTTGATCGGCTATCCGATCGCCTACGGCATCGCGCGTGCGCCGCGGCGCGTGCAGCCGGTGCTGGTGATGGCGGTGTTCCTGCCGTTCCTCACCGCGTTCCTGATCCGCATCTATGCCTGGATCAACATCCTGCAGCGCGAAGGCCTGCTCAACGATACGCTGCTCACGCTCGGCATCATCAAAGCGCCGCTGGTCTGGCTTGCGACCGACACCGCGATCATCATCGGCATCGTCTATTCCTATCTGCCGTTCATGGTGCTGCCGCTCTATGCGAGCCTGGAGAAGCTCGACGACACGCTGCTTGAAGCGGCGGCCGATCTCGGCTGCCCGCACTGGAAGACGTTCTGGCTCGTCACCGTGCCGCTGTCGGCCTCGGGCGCCGCGGCCGGCGCGCTGCTGTGTTTCATCCCGATCGCCGGCGAGTTCGTGATCCCCGATCTGCTCGGCGGCTCGAACGCCATGATGATCGGCCAGACGTTGTGGACCGAGTTCTTCCAGAACAAGGACTGGCCGGTGGCCTCCGCCATCGCCATCGCGCTGCTGGTGATCCTGCTGTTTCCGATCCTGATCTACGAGCGCCTGCAGCTGCGTGATCTGGAAAACGACTCCGGAGGCCGTTGA
- a CDS encoding ABC transporter ATP-binding protein, which produces MTDDNPFGRDADVRAKSDPKPSALPVAPSVARRTLVQFDTVSKRFGSVTAVDSVLLDIHDGEFFALLGPSGCGKTTLLRMLAGFEQPTEGRVLLDGAELTGVPPHRRPVNMMFQSYALFPHLSVAGNIAFGLKQDSMPKAEIETRVAEMLKLVRLDGLGERRPHQLSGGQRQRVALARALAKRPKVLLLDEPLSALDRKLREETRFELMELQKRLGLTFVVVTHDQEEAMMVADRVGVMNGGRLVQVAPPAEMYERPNSRWVAGFIGDVNLTEGRIVSSGLGHCVVESTSGGRLMVSHPTDIAPGTHVWVAVRPEKIELHTRAPAGGAENSFTGRVSEIGYLGGMSIYKVKLDSGADIKAAVVNRERKPTQPVNVDDRAFLSFRPEAAVLLTR; this is translated from the coding sequence ATGACGGACGACAATCCATTCGGCAGGGATGCAGACGTTCGGGCCAAGTCCGATCCCAAGCCCAGCGCCCTCCCTGTGGCGCCCTCCGTCGCGCGGCGGACGCTGGTCCAGTTCGACACCGTCAGCAAGCGCTTCGGCAGCGTGACGGCGGTCGACTCGGTGCTGCTCGATATTCACGATGGCGAGTTCTTCGCGCTGCTCGGGCCGTCGGGCTGCGGCAAGACCACGCTGCTGCGGATGCTGGCGGGCTTCGAGCAGCCGACCGAAGGCCGTGTTCTGCTCGATGGCGCGGAGCTGACCGGCGTGCCGCCGCATCGGCGGCCGGTCAACATGATGTTCCAGAGTTACGCGCTGTTTCCGCATCTTTCGGTCGCGGGCAACATCGCATTCGGGCTCAAGCAGGACAGCATGCCGAAGGCCGAAATCGAAACTCGCGTCGCCGAGATGCTGAAGCTCGTGCGGCTCGACGGGCTCGGCGAGCGGCGGCCGCATCAACTCTCCGGCGGCCAGCGCCAGCGCGTGGCGCTCGCGCGCGCACTCGCCAAGCGTCCCAAGGTGCTGCTGCTCGACGAGCCGCTGTCGGCGCTCGACCGGAAGCTTCGCGAGGAGACACGCTTCGAGCTGATGGAGTTGCAGAAGCGGCTTGGCCTGACCTTCGTCGTCGTCACGCACGACCAGGAGGAGGCCATGATGGTCGCGGACCGGGTCGGCGTCATGAACGGCGGCAGGCTTGTTCAGGTGGCGCCGCCCGCCGAGATGTACGAGAGGCCGAATTCGCGCTGGGTCGCGGGCTTCATTGGCGACGTCAACCTGACGGAAGGGCGGATCGTCTCGTCGGGACTGGGCCACTGCGTGGTCGAGAGCACGAGCGGCGGCCGCCTGATGGTCTCACACCCGACGGACATTGCGCCGGGCACTCATGTCTGGGTGGCCGTGCGGCCGGAAAAGATCGAGCTCCACACGAGGGCGCCGGCCGGGGGGGCCGAGAACTCGTTTACCGGCCGCGTCTCCGAGATCGGTTATCTCGGTGGAATGTCGATCTACAAAGTCAAGCTCGACAGCGGTGCCGACATCAAGGCCGCGGTGGTGAATCGCGAAAGGAAGCCCACGCAACCCGTCAACGTCGACGACCGTGCGTTCTTGAGCTTCAGGCCGGAAGCCGCCGTGCTGCTGACCCGATGA
- a CDS encoding response regulator transcription factor, which yields MEQVLSKDLQDQIASLKVLIVDDEYYMRKVVRTMLLAIGIKSVIEADNGIAGLEAIKHHRPDIVIVDWEMPLIDGAQFVRMVRSPKDFPAPDVPIIMLSGHGDRWRVVEAARLGAHEYLLKPVSTKALHERIITIVTVPRPFITLDGYYGPAPRKMFSNARPADKAALHGSADLARPTIPAARPPEPATAASGTRDDVFLL from the coding sequence ATGGAACAGGTACTGAGCAAGGATCTGCAAGATCAGATCGCGTCGTTGAAGGTCTTGATCGTCGACGACGAGTACTACATGCGCAAGGTCGTGCGCACGATGCTGCTTGCGATCGGCATCAAATCCGTCATCGAGGCGGACAACGGCATCGCGGGCCTCGAAGCCATCAAGCATCACAGGCCGGACATCGTGATCGTCGATTGGGAGATGCCGCTGATCGACGGCGCCCAGTTCGTGCGCATGGTGCGCTCACCGAAGGATTTTCCGGCGCCCGATGTGCCGATCATCATGCTGAGCGGTCACGGCGACCGCTGGCGCGTGGTCGAGGCGGCCCGGCTCGGGGCGCATGAATATCTGCTGAAGCCGGTCTCCACCAAGGCATTGCACGAGCGCATCATCACCATCGTCACCGTGCCGCGGCCGTTCATCACGCTGGATGGCTATTACGGGCCGGCGCCGCGGAAGATGTTCTCGAACGCCCGGCCGGCCGACAAGGCGGCACTTCACGGCAGCGCCGATCTTGCCAGGCCGACGATCCCGGCCGCCCGCCCGCCGGAGCCCGCCACCGCGGCCAGCGGCACCCGCGACGACGTCTTCCTCCTGTGA
- the glpK gene encoding glycerol kinase GlpK: MTHLIAIDQGTTSTRAIVFDDKLAPVATVQQELRQIYPQPGWVEHDAEAIWADVVATVRGAMAKANVAAKDIAAIGITNQRETTIVWDRPTGKPIHNAIVWQDRRTADACAALRTEGHEDAITGKTGLLLDPYFSATKIAWLLDNVPGAREKAARGALAFGTVDSYLLWRLTGGRVHATDATNAARTLLFDIRKARWDGDLAGLFAVPLPLLPEVRDCASEFGETLPELFGGPIRVLGMAGDQQAATVGQGCFAPGMMKSTYGTGCFALLNTGAEPIRSRNRLLTTIAYQLDGKRTYALEGAIFIAGAAVQWLRDGLHLIKQASEVNALARNADPAGQVYLVPAFVGLGAPYWDADARGALLGLTRNTGPAEIAQAALESVGYQTRDLLEAMHADGPAAAGTVLRVDGGMTASDVTMQFLADILGAAVDRPMVMETTALGAAYLAGLKAGVCPDPAGFSKTWQLDRRFEPAMDGPTRARKWAGWQDAVRRTLTPPQR; the protein is encoded by the coding sequence ATGACCCATCTCATCGCCATCGATCAGGGCACCACCTCGACGCGTGCAATCGTGTTTGACGATAAGCTGGCGCCGGTCGCGACCGTGCAACAGGAGTTGCGCCAGATCTATCCTCAGCCTGGATGGGTCGAGCACGATGCCGAGGCGATCTGGGCCGACGTGGTCGCGACTGTGCGCGGTGCGATGGCCAAGGCAAACGTCGCCGCAAAGGATATCGCCGCGATCGGCATCACCAATCAGCGCGAAACCACGATCGTCTGGGATCGCCCGACCGGCAAGCCGATCCACAATGCGATCGTCTGGCAGGACCGCCGCACCGCCGACGCCTGTGCGGCGCTTCGGACCGAAGGTCACGAAGACGCGATCACCGGCAAGACCGGACTTCTCCTTGATCCATATTTCTCGGCGACCAAGATCGCGTGGCTTCTCGACAACGTGCCAGGCGCACGCGAGAAGGCCGCACGCGGCGCACTCGCTTTCGGCACGGTCGACTCTTATCTGTTGTGGCGGCTCACCGGCGGCAGGGTGCATGCCACCGACGCAACCAACGCGGCACGGACGCTGCTCTTCGACATCCGCAAGGCGCGCTGGGATGGCGACCTCGCCGGTCTCTTTGCGGTCCCGCTGCCGCTCTTGCCGGAGGTGCGCGACTGCGCAAGCGAGTTCGGCGAAACGCTGCCCGAACTGTTCGGCGGGCCGATTCGTGTGCTCGGCATGGCCGGCGATCAACAGGCTGCGACCGTCGGGCAGGGCTGTTTCGCGCCCGGCATGATGAAGTCGACCTATGGGACTGGGTGCTTTGCCTTGCTCAACACCGGCGCAGAACCCATCCGGTCGCGCAACCGGCTCCTCACCACCATCGCGTACCAGCTCGACGGCAAGCGCACCTACGCGCTGGAGGGCGCGATCTTCATCGCCGGCGCCGCAGTGCAATGGCTGCGCGACGGCTTGCACCTGATCAAGCAGGCCTCCGAGGTGAACGCGCTGGCGCGCAACGCCGATCCGGCCGGCCAGGTCTATCTGGTGCCGGCCTTCGTTGGGCTCGGTGCGCCCTATTGGGATGCCGATGCGCGCGGCGCGCTGCTTGGGCTGACCCGCAACACGGGTCCGGCCGAGATCGCGCAGGCGGCGCTGGAATCGGTCGGCTATCAGACCCGCGATCTCCTCGAGGCCATGCACGCCGACGGGCCGGCCGCGGCCGGCACGGTGCTGCGCGTCGACGGCGGCATGACGGCCAGCGACGTGACCATGCAGTTTCTCGCCGATATTCTCGGCGCCGCGGTTGACCGGCCGATGGTGATGGAAACCACGGCGCTGGGCGCCGCCTATCTGGCCGGTCTCAAGGCCGGCGTCTGCCCCGATCCGGCAGGATTCTCAAAGACCTGGCAGCTCGACCGGCGCTTTGAGCCGGCGATGGATGGGCCCACTCGCGCCCGAAAATGGGCCGGCTGGCAGGACGCGGTCCGCCGCACGCTGACGCCCCCTCAGCGTTAA
- a CDS encoding glycerol-3-phosphate dehydrogenase — protein sequence MADYDLAIIGGGINGAAIARDAAGRGVRVVLLEQSDLASGTSSASTKLIHGGLRYLEHGALRMVRSALAEREVLLKNAPHIIRPMRFVLPAVPGPRSPQMLRFGLFLYDWLGRRRILPGTRSVDLTHNSTGHPLMRRFIMGYEYSDCWVDDSRLVVLNALDAAERGAVIRTRTRVARAEREDTWRLILNIQGRRDVVTARVLINAAGPWAGIVAETVLRMDGRPPLRLAKGSHIVVPKAFDHDRGYIFQNTDGRIVFALPFHDDFTLIGTTDENFTGALDAVAPSADEVVYLCRAVNEYFRVKVEPEQVVWAFAGVRSLYDESAGRDAPEDVTRDYQLVLDERHGAAPLLTVYGGKITTHRKLAEDALEQTAHFFQLHRRWTASTPLPGGDFLWDAINTRVSQTLRAWPFLTEPEAWRLVHAYGTRVDRVLGQARTRDDIAPFFGPLSAAEVRYLMKEEWARTADDILWRRSKLGLKVTPGERELLARFMVQPAG from the coding sequence ATGGCCGACTACGATCTTGCCATCATCGGCGGCGGCATCAACGGCGCGGCCATCGCGCGGGACGCTGCAGGGCGCGGCGTTCGGGTGGTGCTGCTGGAGCAGAGCGATCTCGCCTCCGGCACCTCATCGGCCTCGACCAAGCTCATTCACGGAGGCCTGCGCTACCTCGAGCACGGCGCGTTGCGGATGGTGCGCTCGGCGCTCGCCGAGCGCGAGGTGCTGTTGAAGAATGCGCCGCACATCATCCGGCCGATGCGCTTCGTGCTCCCGGCGGTGCCCGGTCCGCGCTCGCCGCAGATGCTGCGGTTCGGCCTGTTCCTCTACGACTGGCTCGGCCGGCGCCGGATCCTGCCCGGCACGCGCAGCGTCGATCTCACCCACAATTCGACCGGCCATCCGCTGATGCGCCGCTTCATCATGGGCTACGAGTATTCCGACTGCTGGGTCGACGACTCCCGGCTGGTGGTGCTCAACGCCCTCGATGCCGCCGAGCGCGGCGCCGTGATCCGCACCCGCACGCGGGTGGCGCGCGCCGAGCGGGAGGACACCTGGCGGCTCATTCTCAACATCCAGGGCCGCCGCGATGTCGTCACCGCCCGTGTGCTGATCAATGCCGCGGGTCCTTGGGCCGGCATTGTCGCCGAGACCGTGCTGCGGATGGACGGGCGGCCGCCGCTGCGGCTTGCCAAGGGCAGTCATATCGTGGTGCCCAAGGCCTTCGATCATGATCGCGGCTATATCTTCCAGAACACGGACGGCCGCATCGTCTTTGCGCTTCCCTTCCACGACGATTTCACGCTGATCGGCACCACCGACGAGAACTTCACCGGCGCGCTCGACGCCGTGGCGCCGAGCGCCGACGAGGTGGTGTACTTGTGCCGCGCCGTGAACGAATATTTCCGCGTCAAGGTCGAGCCCGAGCAGGTGGTCTGGGCCTTCGCCGGGGTGCGCTCGCTCTATGACGAAAGCGCGGGTCGCGATGCGCCGGAGGACGTCACGCGCGACTATCAGTTGGTGCTGGACGAACGCCACGGAGCGGCACCGCTGCTGACGGTCTATGGCGGCAAGATCACCACCCATCGGAAGCTCGCCGAGGATGCGCTGGAGCAGACCGCGCATTTCTTCCAGCTCCATCGCCGCTGGACGGCGTCGACGCCGCTGCCTGGCGGCGATTTCCTCTGGGACGCCATCAACACCCGTGTGTCGCAGACGCTGCGCGCGTGGCCGTTCCTCACCGAGCCGGAAGCGTGGCGGCTGGTTCACGCCTACGGCACCCGCGTCGACCGCGTGCTCGGTCAGGCCAGAACGCGCGACGACATTGCGCCGTTTTTCGGTCCGCTCAGCGCAGCGGAAGTTCGCTATCTGATGAAAGAAGAATGGGCGCGCACCGCCGATGACATTCTCTGGCGGCGGAGCAAGCTCGGTCTCAAGGTGACGCCCGGCGAAAGGGAATTGCTGGCGCGCTTCATGGTGCAACCGGCGGGTTAG
- a CDS encoding Bug family tripartite tricarboxylate transporter substrate binding protein, translating into MKRLVGFLWMTGFWVTGLVATPAAAEDAIAQFYKGRQITVVVGSSPGGGYDIYARLMARYLGKYIPGNPTMVVTNMPGAGSNAMVAHLYNVAPKDGTFIGAPQNNAIMDALFDASLGNARRLRHDASKLVQIGSATTDHYVCIARADAPIKSFKEALTKEWLIGASQPGTSTRDYPAMLNNTTGAKIKQVSGYPGTREITLAIEKNEVYGLCGFSWSSLNAQKPDWVKSGFIRVIVQEHDKGNPEINKMGVPLAVDFATSPENRRIMELIYSSETFGRPYFVAPDVPAERVAALRKAFMEAMKNSELLAEAQKIGLAIDPIAGEDLQNLAARIFATPTEFVEKTKNALVYRAP; encoded by the coding sequence ATGAAACGGCTTGTTGGTTTCCTTTGGATGACAGGCTTTTGGGTGACGGGCTTGGTGGCGACGCCCGCGGCCGCAGAGGATGCAATCGCTCAGTTCTACAAGGGCCGCCAGATCACCGTGGTGGTCGGCTCATCGCCCGGCGGCGGCTACGACATCTATGCCCGGCTGATGGCCCGTTACCTGGGAAAGTACATTCCCGGCAATCCCACCATGGTGGTGACCAACATGCCGGGCGCCGGCAGCAACGCCATGGTGGCGCATCTCTACAACGTTGCGCCCAAGGACGGCACCTTCATCGGCGCGCCGCAGAACAACGCCATCATGGATGCGTTGTTTGACGCATCGCTCGGCAACGCACGGCGGTTGCGGCATGACGCCAGCAAGCTCGTGCAGATCGGTTCCGCCACCACCGACCACTATGTCTGCATCGCCCGCGCCGATGCGCCGATCAAAAGCTTCAAGGAGGCGCTCACGAAGGAATGGCTGATCGGAGCGAGCCAGCCCGGCACCTCGACGCGCGATTATCCGGCGATGCTCAACAACACCACGGGCGCCAAGATCAAGCAGGTCAGCGGCTATCCCGGCACGCGCGAGATCACGCTCGCGATCGAGAAGAACGAGGTCTACGGCCTCTGCGGCTTTTCCTGGTCGAGCCTCAATGCGCAAAAACCGGATTGGGTGAAATCCGGCTTCATCCGCGTGATCGTGCAGGAGCATGACAAGGGCAACCCCGAGATCAACAAGATGGGCGTGCCGCTCGCGGTCGACTTCGCAACCTCGCCGGAAAACCGCAGGATCATGGAGCTGATCTATTCGTCGGAAACCTTCGGCCGGCCGTACTTCGTGGCGCCCGATGTTCCGGCCGAGCGCGTCGCAGCGCTGCGCAAAGCCTTCATGGAAGCGATGAAGAACAGCGAGTTGCTGGCCGAGGCGCAGAAGATCGGCCTCGCCATCGATCCGATCGCAGGCGAGGACTTGCAGAACCTCGCCGCGAGGATTTTCGCGACACCGACCGAGTTCGTCGAGAAGACCAAGAACGCGCTGGTGTATCGCGCGCCATGA
- a CDS encoding aldo/keto reductase: protein MAQSLPKRTLGKTGIEVSAVGLGCMSFSGTYGPSDDAASTTQIHEAIEAGITFFDSSDAYGKGHNETLLGNALKGKRSGLVIATKFGNLGGAGGKFADGRPEFVVNSCEASLKRLGVDVIDLYYAHRIDPTVPIEDTVGAMAKLVQQGKVRALGLSEASPKTIARAHKVHPITAVQNEFSLLYRDQADDTRNTTRGLGISFVAYAPLGRGLLTSDIADPATLAEGDTRKRQPRYSGDNLAHNRALTQKVEAIAKKKNCTPAQLALAWVLAQGPDVVPIPGTKQKKRMMENIGALSVKLTDADLAEIASAVPPDAVKGTRYPEAQMASLYI from the coding sequence GTGGCTCAATCATTGCCCAAGCGGACGCTCGGCAAGACTGGCATCGAAGTCTCGGCCGTGGGCCTCGGCTGCATGTCATTCTCCGGCACTTACGGACCGTCCGACGATGCCGCCAGCACCACGCAGATTCATGAGGCCATCGAGGCCGGGATCACCTTCTTCGATTCCTCCGACGCCTACGGCAAGGGGCACAACGAGACGCTGCTCGGCAATGCGCTGAAGGGCAAACGCAGCGGGCTGGTGATCGCCACCAAGTTCGGCAATCTCGGCGGGGCCGGCGGTAAATTTGCCGACGGCCGTCCGGAGTTCGTCGTGAACTCCTGCGAGGCGAGCCTGAAGCGGCTCGGCGTCGACGTGATCGACCTCTATTACGCGCACCGCATCGACCCGACCGTGCCTATCGAGGACACCGTCGGGGCCATGGCGAAACTCGTGCAGCAGGGCAAGGTCCGAGCGCTGGGCTTGAGCGAAGCCTCGCCCAAGACCATCGCGCGCGCCCACAAGGTGCATCCGATCACCGCGGTGCAGAACGAGTTCTCGCTGCTCTATCGGGATCAGGCCGACGACACGCGCAACACCACACGAGGGCTTGGCATTTCCTTCGTCGCCTACGCGCCGCTTGGCCGTGGATTGCTCACCTCCGACATTGCCGATCCGGCGACGCTCGCCGAGGGCGACACCCGCAAACGCCAGCCGCGCTATTCTGGCGACAACCTCGCTCACAACCGCGCGCTGACACAGAAGGTCGAGGCCATCGCCAAGAAGAAAAACTGCACGCCCGCGCAGCTCGCGCTCGCCTGGGTGCTGGCACAGGGGCCGGATGTCGTGCCGATCCCGGGCACCAAGCAGAAGAAGCGCATGATGGAGAACATCGGAGCGCTCAGCGTGAAACTCACCGACGCGGATCTGGCCGAGATCGCAAGCGCGGTGCCCCCCGATGCCGTGAAGGGCACGCGTTATCCCGAGGCGCAGATGGCGAGCCTCTATATCTGA
- a CDS encoding polysaccharide deacetylase family protein gives MLTLPKHNRYDYIPIGERKDYSWPGGKRLAFCTTTNIEVYAYRKGTGWDPAKKGEPQQQRNYSWRDYGNRVGIWRLFDMFEQFKLPAAHNINSLLYEYYPQITDKIRARGDEVVGHGRTNAERQNDLWELDEKRLIDDVTQEMTRREGKPPKGWMGPAAAESTVTIDLLKEAGYKYVMDWPADDQPFWLKTRSGPILSVPYPAELNDSASIIHRENSAQQFADMIVDQFDEMIEQCTAQPLVMTISLHPFVVGQPFRLPALRGALKHCVEHAKRDRVWWTTPGAVADFCYTLPPGTISG, from the coding sequence ATGCTGACCCTGCCCAAGCACAATCGTTACGACTACATCCCGATCGGCGAACGCAAGGACTATTCCTGGCCGGGCGGCAAGCGGCTCGCGTTCTGCACCACGACCAACATCGAGGTCTACGCCTACCGCAAGGGCACCGGTTGGGATCCGGCCAAGAAGGGCGAGCCGCAGCAGCAGCGCAATTACTCCTGGCGTGACTACGGTAACCGCGTCGGCATTTGGCGGCTGTTCGACATGTTCGAACAGTTCAAGCTGCCGGCCGCGCACAACATCAATTCACTGCTCTACGAGTATTATCCGCAGATCACCGACAAAATCAGGGCGCGCGGCGACGAGGTGGTCGGCCACGGCCGCACCAACGCGGAGCGGCAGAACGATCTCTGGGAGCTCGACGAGAAGCGGCTGATCGACGATGTGACGCAGGAGATGACCAGGCGCGAGGGCAAGCCGCCGAAAGGCTGGATGGGCCCGGCTGCGGCCGAGAGCACCGTGACCATCGATCTGCTCAAGGAGGCCGGCTACAAATACGTCATGGACTGGCCGGCGGACGATCAGCCGTTCTGGCTCAAGACCCGCTCCGGGCCGATCCTGTCGGTGCCCTATCCGGCGGAGCTCAATGACTCGGCTTCGATCATTCACCGCGAGAACTCCGCCCAGCAGTTCGCCGATATGATCGTCGATCAGTTCGACGAGATGATCGAGCAATGCACGGCGCAGCCGTTGGTGATGACGATCTCGCTGCATCCCTTCGTGGTGGGACAGCCGTTCCGGCTGCCGGCGTTGCGCGGGGCGCTGAAGCACTGCGTGGAGCATGCCAAACGCGACCGGGTGTGGTGGACCACGCCGGGCGCCGTGGCGGACTTCTGTTACACGCTGCCGCCCGGTACCATCTCCGGGTGA
- a CDS encoding Bug family tripartite tricarboxylate transporter substrate binding protein — protein MLQRTARSVSFLLASAWLAFAAAPAQAQPESDYPNGLVRIISPVAPGGISDLVARAVAQHLSETFHQQAVVENKAGGNFQIGINFLLSQPADGYNLIVLQEGAVVLNPHLYAGKLSYDPDKDLAPISAITKVDQVLLVHPSVPANNVAEFLALAKEKPGGVTVASFGPGTPPAMFAEMLQLMVPGTKFNTVSYRGAAPMLTDVAAGHVNATFISLGQALPLYREGKVKILATLSLQRLPVLPDIPTMAETIPGFEGTAWHGLFARAGTPKPIIDKLNAEMRRMAADPGFQQRVLQPNYFRSIAGSTADMAEMIKTESAKWKKFVAEAKISVE, from the coding sequence ATGCTTCAGAGAACAGCTCGCAGTGTCTCTTTCTTGCTGGCTTCGGCATGGCTGGCCTTCGCGGCCGCTCCGGCCCAGGCGCAGCCCGAAAGCGATTATCCCAATGGGTTGGTCCGCATCATCTCGCCGGTCGCGCCCGGCGGCATCTCCGATCTGGTGGCGCGTGCGGTGGCGCAGCACCTGTCGGAGACGTTCCATCAGCAGGCGGTCGTCGAAAACAAGGCCGGCGGCAATTTCCAGATCGGCATCAACTTCCTGCTGTCGCAGCCGGCCGACGGCTATAACCTCATCGTCCTGCAGGAAGGCGCGGTCGTGCTCAATCCGCATCTCTACGCCGGCAAGCTGTCCTACGATCCGGACAAGGACCTGGCGCCAATCAGTGCGATCACCAAGGTCGATCAGGTGCTGCTGGTGCACCCGTCGGTGCCGGCCAACAATGTCGCGGAGTTTCTGGCGCTGGCGAAGGAGAAGCCCGGCGGCGTGACGGTCGCGTCGTTCGGGCCCGGCACCCCGCCGGCGATGTTCGCGGAAATGCTGCAGCTGATGGTGCCGGGGACGAAGTTCAACACGGTGTCGTATCGTGGCGCGGCGCCGATGCTGACCGACGTCGCGGCCGGCCACGTCAATGCGACCTTCATCAGTCTAGGACAGGCGCTGCCGCTCTATCGAGAGGGCAAGGTCAAGATCCTAGCGACGTTGTCGCTGCAGCGGTTGCCGGTCTTGCCGGACATCCCGACCATGGCCGAGACCATTCCAGGCTTCGAGGGCACCGCCTGGCACGGCCTGTTCGCCAGGGCGGGGACGCCGAAGCCGATCATCGACAAGCTCAACGCCGAAATGCGCCGGATGGCGGCAGACCCGGGCTTCCAGCAGCGCGTGCTCCAGCCGAATTATTTCCGCTCGATCGCGGGCAGCACCGCGGACATGGCAGAAATGATCAAGACCGAGTCGGCGAAGTGGAAGAAATTTGTTGCAGAGGCCAAGATCAGCGTTGAATGA
- a CDS encoding Bug family tripartite tricarboxylate transporter substrate binding protein: MKLFSAAVAIALLAAVAPAHAQSYPTRPVTVIVPYPAGGPTDQVARQIATKMGDKLGQNFVVENVSGGGTNIAGHRVARSAPDGYTLFVHNLQFSANVSLYKSLPFDTEKDFLPIAMLNSNPLVLVGRKTLPANTLPELVAWMKKNQARMGHPGVGSTGHLATALLAQALGVEVTQVPYRGAAPMLQDTLGGHIDLFFATPQQVVGQVASGEVKAFGITSKAPSPQFPGVVSFAQAYGPKLQIDFWQILLGPAGLPKPVIATIDSAAQEAMADPEIIKAWAASGMEPYAKELQTPDGAAKYLHGEIERWGQVVRDNKIEAPGN; the protein is encoded by the coding sequence ATGAAGCTGTTTTCAGCCGCTGTCGCCATCGCATTGCTTGCGGCCGTTGCGCCTGCGCACGCGCAGTCCTATCCGACGCGCCCGGTCACCGTCATCGTGCCCTATCCGGCAGGCGGTCCGACCGATCAGGTGGCGCGGCAGATCGCGACCAAGATGGGCGACAAGCTCGGCCAGAATTTCGTGGTCGAGAACGTATCCGGTGGCGGCACCAACATCGCGGGCCATCGCGTCGCGCGCTCGGCGCCTGACGGCTATACGCTGTTCGTCCATAATCTGCAGTTCTCGGCGAACGTCTCGCTCTACAAGTCGCTGCCGTTCGACACCGAGAAGGACTTCCTACCGATCGCCATGCTCAATTCCAATCCGCTGGTGCTGGTCGGGCGCAAGACGCTTCCCGCCAACACGCTGCCGGAGCTGGTCGCCTGGATGAAGAAGAACCAGGCGCGGATGGGGCACCCTGGCGTCGGCTCGACCGGCCATCTCGCTACCGCGCTGCTCGCTCAGGCGCTTGGCGTCGAGGTCACGCAGGTGCCCTATCGCGGCGCTGCTCCGATGCTGCAGGACACGCTCGGCGGTCATATCGACCTGTTTTTTGCAACACCCCAGCAGGTGGTCGGCCAGGTCGCGTCCGGCGAGGTGAAGGCATTCGGCATCACCTCAAAGGCGCCCTCGCCGCAGTTCCCCGGGGTGGTGAGCTTCGCGCAGGCTTACGGGCCGAAGCTCCAGATCGATTTCTGGCAGATCCTGCTTGGGCCGGCGGGCCTGCCGAAGCCTGTGATCGCAACGATCGACAGCGCGGCTCAGGAAGCCATGGCCGATCCGGAAATCATCAAGGCCTGGGCCGCGAGCGGCATGGAGCCGTATGCGAAAGAGCTGCAGACGCCCGATGGCGCGGCCAAGTATCTGCACGGCGAGATCGAACGCTGGGGCCAGGTCGTGCGCGACAACAAGATCGAAGCGCCGGGGAACTGA